The stretch of DNA CCGTGAGGGGCCGCAGTGGTACCGCATGTTGCGATGGATCAGATCAGAAGCGCTGCTGGTACTTCATGTAGATGAAGCGACCGATGTCGAACTGGCCCTGGTAGGACACGTTCGCGCTCGGCTGGCTGTACAGCACCGGGCCAACGTGGTCGAACACGTTGTTGGCGCCCAGGGCGACAGTCGCATTCCACGGAGCCTGCCAGCGGAACTCGAGGTCGTGGAAGGTGTTGGAGCCCAGTTCGTTGATCGCGCGGGCCTGTGCCGGGCTCGGGTTGGAGACGGCGAAGCCCGGGTTGTCGCACTCGGCCGGGAACAGCGCCAGCGACAAGCAGGTTTCCTTCTGGCCCGAGTAGTAGCGAGCGCCCCAGGTGACGCCAAACGCACCCATGTCCCAACCCAGGCTGGCGTTGGAGCGGATGCGGAAGGTGCCGGTGAAGCCAGGCGAGGTGGCGTAACCGACCAGCTGCTGCGGCGGGGTCGCCGGGTTGGTGTCGGTCTTGATCTCGTCACCGACCGTGTAGGTCGTCTGCCACGACAGGTTGAAGTTACCGAAGCTGTCGGTCGGCAGGCGGTAGCCCAGGTCCAGATCGTAGCCTTCGGCTTCACGGTAGCCGGCGTTGATGCCGGTGAAGGTGAGGCTGTTGACGAAACCACGCGTCGCGTCACGCGTGAAGTCCACGCAGCGGGTCGGATCGTTCTGGATGTAGCAGTCGTTGAGCATCTGCGTCGGCGAGTCGGCAACGATCGTGTCGTCGATGCGGATCTTCCACCAGTCCAGGCTGACGTTCAGGCCCTGCACGAATTCCGGGCTCCAGACCACGCCGAGGGTCTTCGACTCCGAGGTTTCCGGGATCAGCTGATCGTTGGAACCGGAGAAGAACGGCACCGGCGTCTGCGAGTTACCCGAACCAGCCGTGACGAAACCCTGCTGCAGCTGGCGGTAGGTGTTGGCATTGACGATGTCGCGGGCGCAGTTCGCGCGCACGGACGGATTGGTAGCCGAGGCACCGAAGCTGGTGTCGCAGGGATCGGTGAAGAACGAGAAGGTCTGCGAACCGCCGCCGAACAGGTCGTTGATCGTCGGAGCGCGGAAGCCTTCAGCGTAGGTACCGCGGAACAGCAGCGAGTCGATCGGCTTCCACTTGAAACCGAACTTGCTGTTGACCGTGTCGCCGAAGGTGTCGTAATCCGAGTAACGGCTGGCGACGCTGAAGCTCAGCTCCTTCGCCATGGTGATGTCGGCCAGCACCGGGATGTACAACTCGGCATAGACTTCATCGACCGTGTAGCTGCCCTGCGTCGGGCCACCGGCCAGCGTGGTGGAGTTGCCGGTAACCGCCTGGGCGTCGGGGATGAAGCGACCCTTTTCCTTGCGGTTTTCGTAACCCACGGCCATGCCCAGATCGCCACCCGGCAGGGTTGCAATCGAACCGCTGAGGTTGGCGGCGTACACGTTGGTTTCGGTCTCGCCGCTGGAGTTCAGGCGCTGGAACAGCCAGTCCTGCAGGGCCTGGTTGCCGGTGAGGCCACCGTCACCGGTGCGGCCGAACGGGATGAACGGGTTCCATGCGACGCAGCCCGGAATGACCACGCGCTCGACGACGGTGGTAGCCGGATTATCCGGCAGCAAGCACTCGACCTGGCCCGTGGCAGCATTGAGCTGCGAACGGCCCGTCGACTGCTTGGCGCGGTCGATGTTGAGGTTGCCGTAGTTTTCCTGGTGAACCGTGTTGTTGTTGTAGAGGTAGTTGACGTCCCAGTCGAAGATGCGCTCGCCGACGTCGAAGCTGCCTTCCAGCGCGGTGGAGAAGCGCCAGGTGTTGGACGACGGGCTGTCGACGCGCGGCACTTCCCAGGTACGACGCCAGAAGTTCACGTCCTGCGGCGTTGCGTAACCGTGCTGGTTGCCGACCGGGTTGTAGTAGCTGTCGCGCGACATCGTGAAGCCGCCCGGGATCGGGCCTGCGGCGCCGCTCTGGAACGGATAGCCGGCGACCTGGCGATCAGCGTCGCGGTCGGTGTACAGCATGTCGGCGCGGAAACGCACGAACTCGTTGATGTCGAACAGACCGTTGACGAACAGCGAGCGGCTTTCCAGCGGCGTGCGCAGGTGCGTCTGCTGGTTGGTGTTGCTCTTGTCGACGGTCGAGCCGTTCGGATCGGCGGCGGTGGCACCGGTGTTGGTGTTCAGCGCGTGGAAGTTGGCGATGTTGCGCCAGTCGGCACCCTGGTTGAGGACGCGGTTGCCGCCCTGTGCGGCCGGCAGGTTGATCACGCCCCACTGACTGACCGTGGTCCAGTTGCGGGTCGGGTGGCGATCGCTCTGCGGGTACGCGCTGTACGGACGATCCTTGGCGAAGACTTCCTCTTCCTTGCGGTATTCCACGGCGGCGGTCAGCGAACCGCGGTCACCGGTGAAGCCCATGATGAAGTCGGCACGGGTGGTCTCGCCGTCGCCTTCGCTGTACTGGCCGTAGTAGGCGTTGGCGGTGGCGCCTTCGAAGTTCGAGCGGGTGATGATGTTGACCACGCCGGCGATGGCGTCGGAGCCGTAGATCGACGAAGCGCCGTCCTTCAGCACTTCGATGCGCTCGACCGCAACGGTCGGGATCAGCGACACGTCCTGCAGACCGCTGGTGCTGATGCCCAGGCGCTTGCCGTTGACCAGGATCAGGGTGCGTGCAGCACCGAGGTTGCGCATGCTGATGAACTGGCCGCCGACGTTCTCGCCTGCGGTCAGCGGAGCTGCGCGGCTGATCGCCGGTGCGCCCACTGCCGAGATGTTCTGCAGGATGTCGGCAACCGACTGGAAGCCCTGCTTTTCGATATCGGCGCGGGTGATGGTGAGCACCGGTGCCTCGGTCTCGATGTCGACCTGGCGGATGCGCGAGCCGGTGACTTCGATGCGATCGAGGGTGGTGGTCTGCTCGGTGGTGCTTTCCTGCGCCATCGCAACGCCGGTACCAGCCGCTGCGGTGGTGCCCACTGCGAGCGCGAATACGATCGCGTCGCGGAGCGGGGTGGTCTTGGGATTCATCTCTCTCTCTCCATTCAAGCTGGTCGGTGTTCCGATAGGACTAGGCCGATGGGGTCAAGAACGACGCCAAAAGCGGCAAAGTCGACCCGGATCCTAACCGCGCCTTAAGGAAAGTAAAAGTGTCGTTAAGGATAAGTTTCGATTGCGTGAGGATACGCGCCGGTATGTTCGGCGGAGCGGCAAGGCCAGCCGGACAAATGGCGAACGACGGCGCAGGTCGCCGAGGCGACCTGATCAGAAGTGAGAGGAGATCCAGGGCCGCCAATCAGCGGCCGGACGGCAGGTCAGAGATCCTGCTCGTAGCGGACGTAAGGCACGGTGCCTTCGTCCTTTTCGTCGTTGCCGGGGGCGAACGGATTCTTGCCGCGGGTGACTACGTTCTCGGCGCCCACGGTGAGCTGGCCGCTCCACGGGGTACGCCAGGTCAGGCCGACACCGAGCCCTTCCCACTGACCCGGTTCGCCGGGGATGTCGACCACGCGGCCGACGATGTTCGCGCTGAAGTTGCCCAGGCCGGCACCGATGGTGACGCTCTTGCTGCTCCAGCGGTCGGCAAGCGCCGGCACTTCGCCGGCCGGGATCAGTCGCGCCCGCGCCCAGGTACCGCCAATGGACACGGTCGCCTCACGGCCGATGTTCTTCTGGCCGTAGACGGTAAGCGTGTTCTGGTCGACCTTGCTGGCCTTGTTGTTCGGGCTCAGCCATGCCGGCATGGCATCGCGGCCGCTGCCCAGCGCCAGGCCGACCTTGCCGCCGGGGCGGGCGAGGCTGGCACCGACCGTGGCATTGCGGCTGCCGGAAAACCCGCCGTCGTCGTCGAGGGTGGCGAGCATGCAGTGGTTGGCGAGGTTGCCGATCGCGCCGGCGAGGCCGGTCTGGCGATCACAGACCAGTCCCAGCGTGTCGCCGGCTTCCAGTCCGAATGCGGCGCCGAGCGTATTGCTGCCGACCTGCCAGCGGGCGCCTGCGATAGGGGTACTGGCCGGTTCGAGCTGCAGCAGGTATTCGAGCTTGCCGCTGGTCTGGTTCCAGACCGGGAGGTAGGTCGTATCGCTGGTCCCACGCTTGCTCGTGCCCTGTGCATGAACGCCCGCAGCCACGCCCAGGGCGAGCAGCAAGGTCATCGGCAGTCGAAGCAGGCGCGTGTACATGGTCTGGTTACGACCGGGTAAACCCGGTGGAGTTCCCCTCTCCTTAGGACCGCGACTATAGACCGTTTATGTTTATTTAACAATTTCAGATGAAACTGAGACTGCCTACTGGAGCCGTTCCGGGGCGGCCAGTTCAGCGGCTGCCACGGAGAACAAGCTAGCGATTTCCTGTTTATCGAAACGGTAACTGTGTCCGCAAAACTCGCAACGGATGTTAGCCTCGCCACCGGCCGCGTCCGCGGCGGCCTCGGCTTCCTCGGAACCCAGCGACACGAGCATCGCCTCGACCCGCTCGCGCGAACATGAACAGGCAAACCGCAACGGCTTGCGGCCCAGCAACTGCACCCCGTCCTCGTGGAACAACCGGGTCAGAAGATCGTCGGCGCTCCAGTCCAGGAGCTCGCGCGGGCTGAGGGTGTCGAAGAGGGCGCAGGCGCGTGCCCAGCCGTCGTCGTCGCCATCATCCCCCGGAAGCTTCTGCAGCATCAGTCCCGCGGCATGCCGTTCGTCGGTTGCCAGCAGCAGCCTGGTCGGCAGCTGCTCGGACTGGCGGAAGTAGCCCTCGAAGGCGCCCGCCAGGGAGTCCGACTCGAGCGCGACCAGGCCCTGGTAGCGGGTAGGGTCGCGGCCGTCGGCGGACGGGTTCTCGATGGTGATGGCCAGCACCGCATCGGGGCCCAGCTCGGTCAGGTCGCGCGAGACTTCGCCGTCGTCGGCGAGCTGGGCGATGCCGCGCAGCGTGCCGGCAGCGGTGCATTCGGCGAACAGCGTGCGAAGTGCGCCGTCGCCACGCAGTTGCACCGACAAACGACCATCGACCTTGGCGTGGCCGGTGAAGAGGGCGGCGGCGGCGGCGGCTTCGCCGAGCAGTTCGGCGGCGGCCAGTGGATACTCGGCGCGCGCGCGGATCTGGTGCCAGGTGTCCTGCAGGTGGACGCGGACACCGCGCACACCGGCGCCTTCGATCAGGAAACGGGTCAGCTGGTCTCGGTCGTCGCCGGCGGGGCTGGTTTGCGTGCTGCTGGCTGAGGTCATCATCGTGCTCGTGCGGCCGGCGCGTGGCATTGGCGGATAATGCACGCGACCGTGTGAAGGGTGACGAGAGAAGATGGGGATGGAGAACGCGCAGTGCAAGGCATGACCGGGACCGGCGAGGCCGTCGCAAATGCCGCCCAGAACGTGGCCGTTCCGGCCCGCCGCCGCCGTCGCTGGCTGCGATGGCTGCTCGCCTTGCCGCTGTTGATGCTGGTCGCCAGCGTCGCGCAGGTCGCTGCAT from Lysobacter arenosi encodes:
- a CDS encoding TonB-dependent receptor domain-containing protein, which translates into the protein MNPKTTPLRDAIVFALAVGTTAAAGTGVAMAQESTTEQTTTLDRIEVTGSRIRQVDIETEAPVLTITRADIEKQGFQSVADILQNISAVGAPAISRAAPLTAGENVGGQFISMRNLGAARTLILVNGKRLGISTSGLQDVSLIPTVAVERIEVLKDGASSIYGSDAIAGVVNIITRSNFEGATANAYYGQYSEGDGETTRADFIMGFTGDRGSLTAAVEYRKEEEVFAKDRPYSAYPQSDRHPTRNWTTVSQWGVINLPAAQGGNRVLNQGADWRNIANFHALNTNTGATAADPNGSTVDKSNTNQQTHLRTPLESRSLFVNGLFDINEFVRFRADMLYTDRDADRQVAGYPFQSGAAGPIPGGFTMSRDSYYNPVGNQHGYATPQDVNFWRRTWEVPRVDSPSSNTWRFSTALEGSFDVGERIFDWDVNYLYNNNTVHQENYGNLNIDRAKQSTGRSQLNAATGQVECLLPDNPATTVVERVVIPGCVAWNPFIPFGRTGDGGLTGNQALQDWLFQRLNSSGETETNVYAANLSGSIATLPGGDLGMAVGYENRKEKGRFIPDAQAVTGNSTTLAGGPTQGSYTVDEVYAELYIPVLADITMAKELSFSVASRYSDYDTFGDTVNSKFGFKWKPIDSLLFRGTYAEGFRAPTINDLFGGGSQTFSFFTDPCDTSFGASATNPSVRANCARDIVNANTYRQLQQGFVTAGSGNSQTPVPFFSGSNDQLIPETSESKTLGVVWSPEFVQGLNVSLDWWKIRIDDTIVADSPTQMLNDCYIQNDPTRCVDFTRDATRGFVNSLTFTGINAGYREAEGYDLDLGYRLPTDSFGNFNLSWQTTYTVGDEIKTDTNPATPPQQLVGYATSPGFTGTFRIRSNASLGWDMGAFGVTWGARYYSGQKETCLSLALFPAECDNPGFAVSNPSPAQARAINELGSNTFHDLEFRWQAPWNATVALGANNVFDHVGPVLYSQPSANVSYQGQFDIGRFIYMKYQQRF
- a CDS encoding Hsp33 family molecular chaperone HslO; amino-acid sequence: MTSASSTQTSPAGDDRDQLTRFLIEGAGVRGVRVHLQDTWHQIRARAEYPLAAAELLGEAAAAAALFTGHAKVDGRLSVQLRGDGALRTLFAECTAAGTLRGIAQLADDGEVSRDLTELGPDAVLAITIENPSADGRDPTRYQGLVALESDSLAGAFEGYFRQSEQLPTRLLLATDERHAAGLMLQKLPGDDGDDDGWARACALFDTLSPRELLDWSADDLLTRLFHEDGVQLLGRKPLRFACSCSRERVEAMLVSLGSEEAEAAADAAGGEANIRCEFCGHSYRFDKQEIASLFSVAAAELAAPERLQ